A window from Salmo trutta chromosome 29, fSalTru1.1, whole genome shotgun sequence encodes these proteins:
- the LOC115167025 gene encoding TOX high mobility group box family member 3-like, giving the protein MDVRFYPIAGGNPIPGDPPNLDFSHCLGYYNYNKFANNNNYMNMADVSGGGDTFHTPSLGDEEFEIPPITPPPETESGLGLSDVDSPFPGHPLQHRGPFTPQFPPQSLELPSITISRNLMDQEGLSSINGLPLNMQGHLRQYPPNPAMVMRSIISMNNPNGMMSRNQLTTINQSQLSAQLGLNMTGPKIPHTSPSPPASKSATPSPSSSINEDDQDQDNRVMAGEKRPAPDAGKKPKTPKKKKKKDPNEPQKPVSAYALFFRDTQAAIKGQNPNATFGEVSKIVASMWDGLGEEQKQGYKSKTEAAKKEYLKALAAYRASLVSKAAQESAEAQTIRSVQQTLASTSLSPGLMLPSPLSQHPSMSSMSSMAQALQNGMPRAIAPKPLQMRLGGNQIVTSVTVQHQNMPNGVPSQLLNQMGGGGGGGAMVAGAQPTAVSQMSPPMQGGVGGHMQQLQQQQTQQQQMQQHLQHHQMQQQQMHHQQIQQQMQHQHFQHHLQQQLQQHNMQQQQQQQQQQQQQQQQQRHDMQQQQLQLHQMQMQQLHQQQMQQHLQQQQQQHQSQCSPPQHSPSTPQSVGGSASMGSPQPAPQQPHPSQIQAHAQVLSQVSIY; this is encoded by the exons TttgccaacaacaacaactacatgAACATGGCAGATGTCtctggtggtggtgat ACATTCCACACCCCCAGCCTGGGAGACGAGGAGTTTGAGATCCCTCCCATCACCCCTCCTCCAGAGACAGAGTCTGGCCTGGGCCTATCGGATGTGGACTCCCCCTTCCCGGGGCACCCGCTCCAGCACAGGGGACCCTTCACCCCCCAGTTCCCCCCTCAGAGCCTTGAGCTGCCCTCCATCACCATCTCACGCAACCTCATGGACCAGGAAGGGCTCTCCAGTATCAACGGCCTGCCATTG AACATGCAGGGCCACCTCCGCCAGTACCCCCCTAACCCCGCCATGGTCATGAGATCCATCATCAGCATGAACAACCCCAATGGTATGATGTCCCGGAACCAGCTGACCACCATCAACCAGTCCCAGCTCAGTGCCCAGCTGGGCCTGAACATGACAGGACCCAAAATCCCCCATACTTCGCCCTCACCACCAGCCAGCAAGTCGGCCACGCCCTCACCCTCCAGCTCTATCAACGAGGACGACCAAGACCAGGACAATAGG GTAATGGCAGGAGAGAAGCGCCCAGCACCAGATGCTGGGAAGAAGCCCAAGAcccccaagaagaagaagaagaaggaccCCAACGAGCCCCAGAAGCCAGTTTCAGCCTACGCCCTGTTCTTCAGAGATACACAGGCCGCCATTAAGGGTCAAAACCCCAACGCCACCTTTGGAGAGGTTTCCAAGATAGTGGCCTCCATGTGGGATGGCTTGGGAGAGGAACAGAAGCAG GGCTATAAAAGCAAAACAGAGGCTGCTAAAAAGGAATATTTAAAAGCCCTCGCTGCCTACCGCGCCAGCCTGGTTTCAAAG GCTGCCCAGGAATCAGCAGAGGCTCAGACCATCCGTTCAGTCCAGCAGACCCTTGCCTCCACCAGCCTGTCCCCAGGTCTGATGCTGCCTTCGCCACTCTCCCAGCACCCGTCCATGTCCTCCATGTCCTCCATGGCCCAGGCTCTCCAGAACGGCATGCCACGGGCCATCGCCCCCAAGCCGCTGCAGATGAGGCTGGGGGGCAACCAGATTGTGACCTCGGTGACGGTGCAGCACCAGAACATGCCCAACGGTGTGCCATCCCAGCTGCTGAACCAGatgggtggaggtggtggaggaggggccATGGTGGCAGGAGCCCAGCCCACGGCCGTGTCCCAGATGAGCCCGCCCATGCAGGGTGGCGTGGGGGGGCACATGCAgcagctgcagcagcagcagacacAGCAGCAGCAGATGCAGCAACACCTGCAGCACCACCAGATGCAGCAGCAGCAGATGCACCACCAGCAGATCCAGCAGCAGATGCAGCATCAGCATTTCCAGCACCACCTCCAGCAGCAgctgcagcaacacaacatgcagcaacagcagcagcaacaacaacaacagcagcagcagcagcagcagcagaggcaTGACATGCAGCAACAGCAACTGCAACTCCACCAGATGCAGATGCAGCAGCTCCACCAGCAGCAGATGCAGCAGCATCtccaacaacagcagcaacagcaccAGTCCCAGTGTTCCCCACCACAGCACTCACCCAGCACGCCTCAATCAGTGGGGGGCTCCGCCTCAATGGGCAGTCCCCAACCCGCCCCCCAGCAGCCACACCCCTCCCAGATCCAGGCCCACGCCCAGGTTCTGTCCCAGGTCTCTATCTACTGA